A genomic window from Salvia hispanica cultivar TCC Black 2014 chromosome 5, UniMelb_Shisp_WGS_1.0, whole genome shotgun sequence includes:
- the LOC125190329 gene encoding phosphopantothenoylcysteine decarboxylase subunit VHS3-like has protein sequence MDVGKISSADAALHKMMCCSILGAAQSCLLLLLIMTGTLLDGTDVVPSLMNRRFPFGDLKKDTETEENKDFGESDDDDDEDNEASDDDDSDEDDDDYSGDGGDDDDVDSDDEVEHNGNAGSEEDDDSDDDGDDDGGDSDDDDDDDDDSEDDEDEEKRPSKKKK, from the exons ATGGATGTGGGAAAAATCTCTTCTGCTGATGCTGCTCTGCACAAAATGATGTGCTGTTCCATTCTTGGGGCTGCTCAAAGCTGCCTCCTTTTGCTTCTTATCATG ACTGGGACCCTGCTCGATGGTACAGACGTTGTTCCATCCCTGATGAATAGAAG ATTCCCATTCGGTGATCTTAAAAAAGACACTGAGACGGAGGAGAACAAAGATTTTGGTGAGAGTgacgacgatgatgatgaagacAACGAAGCCAGTGATGACGATGACAGTGATGAGGACGACGATGATTACTCTGGAGATGGGGGTGATGACGATGATGTAGACTCTGATGATGAGGTTGAGCACAATGGTAATGCAGGGAGTGAAGAGGACGATGATAGCGATGACGACGGAGATGATGATGGAGGTGACAGCGATGATGACGACGATGACGATGACGACAGTgaggatgatgaagatgaagagaaacgtccatcgaagaagaagaagtga
- the LOC125190328 gene encoding triphosphate tunnel metalloenzyme 3-like has translation MEIEVKLRLPSSAAHERLSAVLSAYHRRTHLQENLFFDGPNAELASSFAALRIRFYDLDSRCVLSLKSKPQISGGISRIEEQEEPLDPTVGRHCAADPSRLLLIEPSDVIRRVREEFGLGGKGLVCLGGFRNVRGVYEWNGLKLELDETLYTFGTSYEVECESSDPDEAKNLIEGLLQSNGIEYQYSEKSKFAVFRSGKLPG, from the coding sequence atggaaattgaAGTGAAGCTCCGGCTCCCGTCCTCCGCCGCCCACGAGCGCCTCTCCGCCGTTCTCTCTGCCTACCACCGCCGCACTCACCTCCAAGAGAACCTCTTCTTCGACGGCCCCAACGCGGAGCTCGCGTCCAGCTTCGCCGCCCTCCGCATCCGCTTCTACGACCTCGACTCCCGCTGcgttctctctctaaaatcGAAGCCCCAGATCTCAGGCGGAATCAGCCGCATCGAGGAGCAGGAGGAGCCTCTCGACCCCACCGTCGGCCGCCACTGCGCCGCCGATCCATCGCGGCTCCTCCTCATCGAGCCGTCCGACGTAATCAGGAGGGTGAGGGAGGAGTTCGGTTTGGGCGGGAAGGGTTTGGTCTGTCTGGGGGGTTTTAGGAACGTGAGAGGGGTTTACGAGTGGAATGGGCTCAAATTGGAGCTCGATGAGACGCTCTACACCTTCGGCACGAGCTATGAGGTCGAATGCGAGAGCTCCGACCCCGATGAGGCGAAGAATTTGATCGAAGGGCTCCTGCAGAGCAATGGAATTGAGTATCAGTATTCGGAGAAATCAAAATTCGCCGTTTTTCGATCAGGGAAGCTACCTGGATAA